A part of Microbacterium atlanticum genomic DNA contains:
- a CDS encoding O-methyltransferase yields MGEHDANQRFVDEVTNEPDHIARARAHALELGAAPISPAVGAQCAVIAAVSQALNIVEIGTGAGVSGLWLLRGSPRATLTTIDKEPEHLGAARQAFTDARVPPARARFITGRAAEVLPRMNEASYDIVLVDADPEGVIEYVEHGLRLVRAGGTVLVPRVLAGGAVADPVRRDPVTSAYRSLIQETQGSPAVIGALSITGEGLLQLTTVPTT; encoded by the coding sequence ATGGGAGAGCACGACGCGAACCAGCGGTTCGTCGACGAGGTGACCAACGAGCCGGATCACATCGCCCGAGCCCGCGCCCACGCGCTCGAGCTGGGTGCGGCCCCGATCAGTCCCGCCGTCGGCGCCCAGTGCGCCGTGATCGCCGCGGTCTCGCAGGCCCTCAACATCGTGGAGATCGGCACGGGCGCCGGCGTCTCGGGACTGTGGCTGCTCCGCGGCTCGCCGCGCGCCACGCTCACCACCATCGACAAGGAGCCCGAGCACCTCGGCGCCGCCCGCCAGGCGTTCACCGACGCTCGCGTCCCCCCAGCGCGGGCGCGCTTCATCACCGGCCGCGCGGCGGAGGTGCTCCCCCGCATGAACGAGGCGTCCTACGACATCGTGCTGGTCGACGCCGACCCCGAGGGTGTCATCGAGTACGTCGAGCACGGCTTGCGCCTGGTCCGCGCCGGCGGGACGGTGCTCGTGCCCCGCGTGCTCGCTGGCGGGGCGGTCGCCGACCCGGTACGGCGGGATCCCGTGACCTCGGCCTACCGGTCGCTCATCCAGGAGACGCAGGGCTCGCCCGCCGTCATCGGGGCGCTTTCGATCACGGGTGAGGGACTCCTCCAGCTCACGACCGTCCCGACCACCTGA
- a CDS encoding Sec-independent protein translocase TatB yields MIFGLTIEKLLLIGLVAALIVGPERLPRYAESLAQFTKRAREWVSTAKTRVRDEMGEDFDDVDWRTLDPRQYDPRRIIREALLDDAPVPTVRAAQVAGAATSALAPPEQPVKSPFRGPEAGPPPFDSEAT; encoded by the coding sequence ATGATCTTCGGCCTCACGATCGAGAAGCTGCTGCTGATCGGACTCGTTGCGGCACTCATCGTCGGACCCGAGCGGCTGCCTCGCTACGCGGAGTCGCTGGCGCAGTTCACCAAGCGCGCGCGGGAATGGGTGTCGACGGCCAAGACCCGGGTGCGCGACGAGATGGGCGAGGACTTCGACGACGTCGACTGGCGCACGCTCGATCCCCGGCAGTATGATCCGCGGCGCATCATCCGCGAGGCGCTCCTCGACGACGCACCGGTGCCGACCGTCCGCGCGGCGCAGGTGGCGGGCGCTGCCACCAGCGCCCTGGCGCCGCCGGAGCAGCCGGTGAAGTCGCCGTTCCGCGGCCCGGAGGCCGGTCCGCCGCCGTTCGACAGCGAGGCCACCTGA
- a CDS encoding citrate/2-methylcitrate synthase, with product MSTTSESPVIQAPRGLAGVIVADTAVSDVRGAEGALQYRDRSAIDLAESARFEEAWQLLVTGEEATDAGRRSFARRIEEIRASLAGDVAAVVAAVTAATPDVMAGLSAAWSLLAARRGIRPVFDLGPAQRLDEAIAFAGSTPVIVGALWRRRNGEQPLPPLTGRGLVADYLHQVTGRVPDGDAEAALTAYLISVMDHGFNASTFTARVIASTGADTAACLVGALGALTGPLHGGAPSRALDGLDAVGAPERVEPWIRGELAAGRRLMGFGHAVYRTSDPRAELMKRIALRTGGARVDLAVRFEAAAQRLLAEAKPGRDLHTNVEFWAAIVMEQCGLPRSMFTPTFAVARAVGWTAHILEQAADPKIIRPSARYVGPPLRENAA from the coding sequence ATGAGCACGACGTCGGAATCGCCGGTCATCCAGGCGCCTCGGGGGCTTGCGGGCGTGATCGTGGCCGACACGGCGGTGAGCGACGTGCGGGGTGCCGAGGGCGCGCTGCAGTACCGCGACCGCTCGGCCATCGACCTCGCCGAGTCCGCCCGTTTCGAAGAGGCGTGGCAGCTTCTCGTCACCGGCGAGGAGGCGACCGATGCCGGGCGCCGGTCGTTCGCGCGTCGGATCGAGGAGATCCGGGCGAGCCTCGCCGGCGATGTCGCGGCGGTCGTGGCGGCGGTGACGGCGGCGACACCGGACGTGATGGCGGGGCTCTCGGCCGCGTGGTCGCTGCTCGCGGCGAGGCGCGGCATCCGTCCCGTCTTCGATCTCGGCCCGGCACAGCGCCTCGACGAGGCGATCGCCTTCGCCGGGTCGACCCCGGTCATCGTGGGCGCCCTGTGGCGCCGGAGGAACGGCGAGCAGCCGCTGCCGCCGCTGACGGGCCGGGGACTGGTCGCCGACTACCTCCACCAGGTGACCGGGCGCGTCCCGGACGGAGACGCCGAGGCGGCGCTGACCGCCTACCTGATCTCGGTGATGGACCACGGCTTCAACGCCTCGACGTTCACCGCGCGGGTCATCGCGTCGACCGGGGCGGACACCGCCGCCTGCCTCGTCGGCGCCCTCGGGGCCCTGACGGGACCGCTGCACGGGGGAGCGCCGTCGCGTGCGCTGGACGGACTGGATGCGGTGGGCGCGCCGGAGCGCGTCGAGCCGTGGATCCGCGGCGAGCTCGCCGCGGGCCGGCGGCTGATGGGCTTCGGGCACGCCGTGTACCGGACGTCGGACCCGCGCGCCGAGCTGATGAAGAGGATCGCGCTGCGCACGGGCGGCGCTCGCGTCGACCTCGCGGTGCGGTTCGAGGCGGCGGCGCAGCGCCTGCTCGCCGAGGCGAAGCCCGGACGCGACCTGCACACCAACGTCGAGTTCTGGGCGGCCATCGTCATGGAGCAGTGCGGCCTGCCCCGGTCGATGTTCACACCGACCTTCGCCGTTGCCAGGGCCGTCGGCTGGACGGCGCACATCCTCGAGCAGGCGGCCGATCCCAAGATCATCCGGCCGTCCGCACGGTACGTGGGGCCGCCGCTGCGGGAGAACGCCGCCTGA
- a CDS encoding magnesium transporter MgtE N-terminal domain-containing protein — MSTQRVFVARLSGCSVFDPVGDRLGKVRDVVVIYRKDDPPRVIGLVVEIPGRRNVFVSIGRVTSIATGQVITTGLINVRRFQQRGGEVRVMAEMLGRKVFFADGSGTAVIEDVAIERNRLGEWDVGQLFLRKPKTSASPFAKGATTFANWDAVRESQVPGEAQSAEQLVATYSELRPADLANTLLDLPEERLLEVVEELPDDRLADALEEMPEEEQVHILEALDDERAADILDAMEPDDAADVLGQLPEDQREELLDLMEPEEAEDVRALLKYGPETAGGLMTSEPIVLSADATIAEALALIRRHELHPALAAAVFVTLPPYETPTGRLLGTVHFQRMLRYPPHERLGAIIDDTLDPVPATASAAEVARLLASYNLVSLPVVDPAHRLVGAVSVDDVLDHLLPEDWRSHDAEEGERPASEPVPTTTASIPRRR, encoded by the coding sequence GTGAGCACGCAGAGGGTTTTCGTCGCGCGCCTGTCCGGGTGCTCGGTCTTCGATCCCGTGGGCGACCGCCTCGGCAAGGTCCGTGACGTCGTCGTCATCTACCGAAAGGACGATCCCCCGCGTGTGATCGGTCTGGTGGTCGAGATCCCCGGCCGCCGCAACGTGTTCGTCTCGATCGGGCGGGTCACCTCGATCGCCACGGGCCAGGTCATCACGACCGGCCTCATCAACGTGCGCCGCTTCCAGCAGCGCGGCGGCGAAGTCCGCGTCATGGCGGAGATGCTCGGGCGCAAGGTGTTCTTCGCCGACGGCTCCGGAACCGCTGTCATCGAGGACGTCGCCATCGAGCGCAACCGTCTGGGCGAGTGGGATGTCGGGCAGCTCTTCCTGCGCAAGCCGAAGACCAGCGCCTCCCCCTTCGCCAAGGGCGCCACGACTTTCGCCAACTGGGACGCGGTGCGCGAGAGCCAGGTGCCCGGTGAGGCGCAGTCCGCCGAACAGCTGGTCGCCACTTATTCCGAGCTGCGCCCGGCGGATCTCGCCAACACCCTCCTCGACCTGCCGGAGGAGCGCCTCCTCGAGGTGGTCGAGGAGCTTCCCGACGACCGCCTCGCCGACGCGCTCGAGGAGATGCCGGAGGAGGAGCAGGTGCACATCCTCGAGGCGCTGGACGACGAGCGTGCCGCCGACATCCTCGACGCGATGGAGCCCGACGACGCAGCGGACGTGCTCGGCCAGCTCCCCGAGGACCAGCGCGAGGAGCTGCTGGACCTCATGGAGCCCGAGGAGGCGGAGGACGTCCGCGCGCTGCTGAAGTACGGCCCCGAGACCGCCGGCGGCCTCATGACGAGCGAGCCGATCGTGCTCTCCGCCGACGCGACGATCGCGGAGGCGCTGGCCCTCATCCGGCGGCACGAGCTGCACCCCGCGCTCGCCGCGGCGGTGTTCGTGACGCTCCCGCCGTACGAGACGCCCACCGGCCGGCTCCTGGGCACCGTCCACTTCCAGCGGATGCTGCGGTATCCGCCGCACGAGCGCCTCGGCGCGATCATCGACGACACCCTCGACCCGGTGCCGGCCACCGCATCAGCGGCCGAGGTGGCGCGTCTGCTCGCGTCGTACAACCTCGTGTCGCTGCCCGTCGTGGATCCGGCCCATCGCCTCGTCGGCGCGGTGAGCGTCGACGACGTGCTCGACCACCTGCTGCCCGAGGACTGGAGATCCCACGACGCCGAGGAGGGTGAACGTCCGGCGTCCGAACCCGTACCCACCACGACCGCGAGCATTCCCCGGAGGCGCTGA
- a CDS encoding Mrp/NBP35 family ATP-binding protein translates to MTDPLTDAVRTAVGAVPDPELRRPIGELDMVREVSVGDGGVANVGIALTIVGCPAADRIAADVRAAAASVPGVTEVELEVGVMTPAERHALTERLRGRRGREMPFGPGTLTRVIAVTSGKGGVGKSTVTANLAVALAARGLAVGLIDADVHGFSIPAQLGLVAADGSVPQPTRVDDLMLPPVAHGVKTISIGMFLRRGADDGAIGAVAWRGPMLHRTVQQFLTDVYFGDLDVLLLDMPPGTGDIAISVGQLLPNAEVLVVTTPQAAASDVAVRSGLVARQTGQRVIGVVENMGAMTLPDGTLLPLFGEGGGAAVADALSRAGSEVPLLASVPLSPALRADADAGVPAVLAHPDDPAARAIADVAEALATTPRGLSGRALPLRLR, encoded by the coding sequence ATGACCGACCCGCTCACGGACGCGGTCCGCACCGCGGTCGGCGCCGTCCCGGACCCGGAGCTGCGCCGCCCCATCGGCGAGCTCGACATGGTGCGGGAAGTGTCCGTCGGCGACGGGGGTGTCGCCAACGTGGGCATCGCGCTCACCATCGTCGGCTGTCCCGCCGCCGACCGGATCGCCGCGGACGTGCGCGCGGCCGCGGCATCCGTCCCCGGCGTCACGGAGGTCGAACTCGAGGTGGGCGTCATGACACCCGCGGAGCGGCACGCGCTCACCGAGCGGCTCCGCGGAAGGCGGGGGCGCGAGATGCCCTTCGGGCCCGGGACGCTCACCCGCGTCATCGCCGTCACGAGCGGCAAGGGCGGCGTGGGCAAGTCCACCGTCACCGCCAATCTCGCCGTCGCGCTCGCCGCGCGCGGCCTCGCCGTCGGTCTCATCGACGCCGACGTGCACGGGTTCTCGATCCCCGCCCAGCTGGGGCTGGTCGCCGCGGACGGCTCGGTGCCGCAGCCCACCCGCGTGGACGACCTGATGCTGCCGCCGGTCGCCCACGGCGTGAAGACGATCTCGATCGGGATGTTCCTGCGCCGCGGCGCCGATGACGGCGCGATCGGCGCCGTCGCGTGGCGCGGTCCGATGCTGCACCGGACGGTGCAGCAGTTCCTCACCGACGTCTACTTCGGGGACCTCGACGTGCTGCTGCTGGACATGCCGCCGGGCACCGGCGACATCGCGATCTCCGTCGGACAGCTGCTGCCCAACGCCGAGGTGCTCGTGGTGACCACTCCGCAGGCTGCGGCATCCGATGTGGCGGTGCGCAGCGGCCTGGTGGCCCGGCAGACCGGACAGCGCGTCATCGGCGTGGTCGAGAACATGGGCGCGATGACGCTTCCAGACGGGACGCTCCTCCCGCTCTTCGGCGAAGGCGGCGGAGCCGCGGTCGCCGACGCGCTGTCGCGCGCCGGATCGGAGGTTCCGCTGCTCGCCTCCGTGCCGCTGAGCCCCGCGCTGCGGGCGGATGCCGACGCCGGCGTCCCTGCGGTCCTCGCCCACCCCGACGATCCGGCCGCACGCGCCATCGCCGACGTCGCCGAGGCGCTCGCCACCACCCCTCGGGGGCTGTCCGGGCGCGCGCTCCCGCTCCGTCTGCGCTGA
- a CDS encoding general stress protein: MTMMGGRSAKGSDAVGQTVASFPTYEAAQKAVSSLIAAEIPAREIAIVGQGLRSVERVTGRLGYASAARSGAVNGLLLGLLFSAILVIGSPSVPIQAFVGVLFVGIAIGMLMSIVAYSFVRRRRDYASVMQVIADHYEVTVTDGSVSRARQVLGPQSTAPSSPSQSQAATAVPAATDEPPKYGERVVTTPEAAAGAAPAEDDDAPPHDPSSDAVADDSPHRA, encoded by the coding sequence ATGACCATGATGGGAGGCCGCTCCGCGAAGGGCTCGGACGCCGTCGGACAGACGGTGGCGAGCTTCCCGACGTACGAGGCGGCGCAGAAGGCGGTGTCCTCTCTCATCGCCGCCGAGATCCCGGCGCGCGAGATCGCGATCGTCGGTCAGGGGCTGCGCTCGGTCGAGCGGGTCACGGGTCGACTCGGCTACGCCTCGGCCGCCCGCTCGGGCGCGGTGAACGGACTGCTGCTCGGGCTGCTGTTCTCGGCGATCCTGGTCATCGGCTCGCCGTCCGTGCCGATCCAGGCATTCGTCGGGGTGCTGTTCGTGGGCATCGCGATCGGCATGCTCATGAGCATCGTCGCCTACTCGTTCGTCAGGCGCCGGCGGGACTACGCATCCGTCATGCAGGTCATCGCGGACCATTACGAGGTCACCGTCACCGACGGCAGCGTCAGCCGCGCCCGGCAGGTGCTGGGTCCGCAGTCCACCGCGCCCTCGAGCCCGTCGCAGAGCCAGGCGGCGACCGCGGTGCCGGCCGCCACGGACGAACCGCCCAAGTACGGCGAGCGCGTCGTCACGACGCCCGAGGCCGCTGCGGGCGCGGCACCGGCCGAGGACGACGACGCACCACCGCACGACCCCTCGTCCGACGCCGTCGCAGACGACAGCCCCCACCGCGCGTGA
- a CDS encoding DUF3117 domain-containing protein, with translation MAAMKPRTGDGPMEAVKEGRLIIVRVPLEGGGRLVVSVNDAEAKELYDVLGGVVNAA, from the coding sequence ATGGCAGCCATGAAGCCGAGAACCGGAGACGGGCCGATGGAGGCCGTGAAGGAGGGTCGACTCATCATCGTGCGCGTGCCGCTCGAGGGAGGCGGCCGCCTCGTCGTCTCGGTGAACGACGCTGAGGCCAAGGAGCTCTACGACGTCCTGGGGGGCGTCGTCAACGCCGCGTGA
- a CDS encoding gamma-glutamyltransferase family protein: MPYTPPSSFTTRPTLTGTFGMSATTHWLATATAQAVLERGGNAFDASVAAAFVLHVVEPHLNGPGGDLVGIFQTADASAPTVLMGQGTAPAAATIDHYRGAGLDLVPGAGGLAAAVPGAVDAWLLLLRDHGTWELTDVLAYAIGYARDGHPLVAGAAATIARVAELFRDDWPTSAALWLPDGEPPAAGRILRNPAYAEVLDGLVHASCTVRDDGPVGRAARIDAARREWRSGFVAHEASAFLGQPHRHSDGGAHPAVITADDFAGFEATYEPAVTRDFRGRTVAKAGAWTQGPALLQTLALLEPLADDLLDPSQEAGAHTVLEAQKLALADRDAWFGDDDVDLEALLSEDYLAERRALIADTASAEFRPGSPSGTTPFRPPLRETYDARGIGTGEPTVARTGETRGDTCHLDVVDRWGNIVSATPSGGWLQSSPTIPALGFCLGTRLQMTWLEPGHPSSLVPGRRPRTTLTPTVVLRDGAPEFAIGSPGGDQQDQWQLLALLRIIVGGYTPQQAIDAPALHTTAMPESFWPRTWTPAGAVVEGRLGEAVIEGLERRGHRVTRAGDWSLGRVSAVGRDMAAGLLWAAANPRGMQGYAAGR; the protein is encoded by the coding sequence GTGCCGTACACGCCCCCGTCCTCGTTCACCACTCGCCCGACGCTCACCGGCACCTTCGGGATGTCGGCCACGACGCACTGGCTCGCGACCGCCACCGCACAGGCGGTGCTGGAGCGCGGCGGGAACGCCTTCGATGCGTCGGTCGCCGCGGCCTTCGTGCTGCATGTGGTCGAGCCGCACCTCAACGGCCCGGGCGGCGACCTCGTGGGCATCTTCCAGACCGCCGACGCAAGCGCCCCGACGGTGCTGATGGGCCAGGGCACGGCACCCGCGGCCGCGACGATCGACCACTACCGCGGGGCTGGCCTCGACCTCGTGCCCGGTGCCGGCGGGCTGGCGGCGGCTGTGCCCGGCGCGGTGGATGCGTGGCTCCTGCTCCTGCGCGACCACGGCACGTGGGAGCTGACCGACGTCCTGGCGTACGCGATCGGTTATGCGCGCGACGGTCACCCGCTGGTGGCCGGTGCCGCTGCGACGATCGCGCGGGTGGCCGAGCTCTTCCGGGACGACTGGCCGACCTCCGCGGCGCTGTGGCTGCCCGACGGCGAGCCCCCCGCCGCCGGGCGGATCCTGCGCAATCCCGCCTACGCGGAGGTGCTGGACGGCCTCGTGCATGCCTCGTGCACCGTGCGCGACGACGGTCCCGTCGGCCGCGCCGCGCGCATCGACGCCGCGCGCCGCGAATGGAGGAGCGGATTCGTCGCCCACGAGGCATCCGCGTTCCTCGGGCAGCCGCACCGCCACTCGGACGGGGGTGCCCACCCGGCGGTCATCACGGCCGACGACTTCGCGGGATTCGAGGCGACCTACGAACCCGCCGTCACGCGCGACTTCCGCGGGCGCACCGTCGCCAAAGCGGGAGCCTGGACCCAGGGACCTGCGCTGCTCCAGACGCTCGCGCTGCTCGAGCCGCTGGCCGACGACCTCCTCGATCCCTCGCAGGAGGCCGGCGCCCATACCGTCCTGGAGGCGCAGAAGCTGGCACTGGCCGACCGCGACGCCTGGTTCGGCGACGACGACGTCGACCTCGAGGCGCTGCTCTCCGAGGACTACCTCGCCGAGCGCCGCGCACTCATCGCCGACACCGCGTCGGCCGAGTTCCGGCCCGGCTCACCCTCCGGGACCACGCCGTTCCGCCCGCCGCTGCGCGAGACCTACGACGCCCGTGGGATCGGCACCGGAGAGCCCACCGTCGCCAGGACCGGCGAGACCCGCGGCGACACGTGCCACCTCGACGTCGTCGACCGGTGGGGCAACATCGTCTCGGCGACCCCGTCCGGCGGCTGGCTGCAGTCGTCGCCGACCATCCCGGCGCTGGGCTTCTGCCTGGGCACGCGCCTCCAGATGACGTGGCTCGAGCCGGGGCATCCGTCGTCGCTCGTTCCCGGTCGCAGGCCGCGCACGACGCTCACGCCCACTGTCGTGCTCCGTGACGGCGCGCCGGAGTTCGCGATCGGCTCGCCCGGCGGGGACCAGCAGGATCAGTGGCAGCTGCTCGCCCTGCTGCGCATCATCGTCGGCGGCTACACGCCGCAGCAGGCCATCGACGCACCGGCCCTGCACACCACTGCCATGCCCGAGTCCTTCTGGCCCCGCACCTGGACGCCCGCGGGAGCGGTCGTGGAGGGACGGCTGGGAGAGGCGGTGATCGAGGGGCTGGAGCGCCGAGGTCACCGCGTCACGCGGGCAGGCGACTGGTCGCTCGGCCGCGTCTCCGCCGTCGGCAGGGACATGGCTGCCGGGCTGCTGTGGGCGGCGGCCAATCCCCGCGGGATGCAGGGCTACGCCGCCGGACGCTGA
- a CDS encoding DUF1003 domain-containing protein codes for MARNTRQPSLDAPRGRSGMLQRSPQPSSDRFGRFSEAFARAMGTSGFLIGMTIFVVVWLAWNTFAPREWQFDPREYNYTLLTLILSLQASYAAPLILLAQNRQDDRDRVQIEQDRQRAERNLADTEYLAREVVALRMAVKDYADQAVSRDVLRHELRALADRLDSSADAAPDTPAR; via the coding sequence ATGGCCCGCAACACCCGTCAGCCCTCGCTCGACGCGCCCCGCGGCCGCTCCGGCATGCTGCAGCGCTCCCCGCAGCCGTCCAGCGACCGGTTCGGTCGCTTCTCCGAGGCGTTCGCCCGCGCGATGGGGACCTCCGGCTTCCTCATCGGGATGACGATCTTCGTCGTCGTGTGGCTCGCGTGGAACACGTTCGCGCCGCGGGAGTGGCAGTTCGATCCGCGCGAGTACAACTACACGCTCCTGACGCTGATCCTGTCGCTCCAGGCCTCGTACGCGGCGCCCCTCATCCTGCTGGCGCAGAACCGTCAGGACGACCGGGACCGCGTGCAGATCGAGCAGGATCGCCAGCGCGCCGAGCGCAACCTCGCCGACACCGAGTACCTCGCCCGCGAGGTGGTGGCGCTGCGCATGGCAGTGAAGGACTACGCCGACCAGGCCGTCAGCCGAGACGTGCTGCGCCACGAGCTGCGCGCTCTCGCGGACCGGCTCGACAGCAGCGCGGACGCCGCGCCCGACACTCCGGCCCGATGA
- a CDS encoding citrate/2-methylcitrate synthase — MTALPRLTAAEAAARLGVKPESLYAYVSRGLLSRERDAAGSWFDPLEVEAFAGRRRRPPVAPRGATPGTPLMVLDTRLAHVEDDVLLYRERSAARLAREQTFEDVVRWLWGMSELRPPDADDLQLARRSVASLGDAARPLDRLVAAVTALAAADPLRDDPAPEHLTRIGARLLTGLPAALQPTRPPGPVAPTLWRALGGHDDAEGERLLDAALILVIDHDLAVSTLAARVAASARASGYGVVTAALGAFDAPLHGTASRAAWQLLRTVRDGEPAAPAIARAVRDGGRGIPGFGQSLYADGDMRAAVLLDLLRRRPATAEVMSAVDAVTAEVSRRTDSRANVDLALAALTLWAGMTADAGGVVFAVGRIAGWISHARDEYDERPLRLRPRGRYAGPPAAE, encoded by the coding sequence ATGACCGCTCTCCCCCGCCTCACCGCGGCCGAAGCCGCCGCCCGCCTGGGCGTGAAGCCGGAGTCGCTGTACGCGTACGTGTCCCGCGGGCTGCTGTCCCGCGAGCGCGACGCGGCCGGCTCGTGGTTCGACCCGCTCGAGGTGGAGGCTTTCGCCGGGCGCCGCCGGCGGCCCCCGGTCGCGCCGCGGGGTGCGACGCCGGGGACGCCGCTGATGGTGCTGGACACGCGGCTCGCGCACGTGGAGGACGACGTGCTGCTCTACCGCGAGCGGTCTGCAGCGCGGCTGGCTCGCGAGCAGACGTTCGAGGACGTCGTCCGCTGGCTGTGGGGGATGTCGGAGCTGCGCCCGCCGGACGCCGACGACCTGCAGCTCGCGCGTCGCTCGGTCGCGTCCCTCGGCGACGCCGCACGGCCCCTCGATCGGCTCGTCGCCGCCGTGACCGCGCTGGCCGCCGCGGACCCCCTCCGCGACGATCCGGCACCCGAGCACCTCACGCGCATCGGTGCCCGGCTGCTGACAGGACTTCCGGCAGCTCTTCAACCGACAAGGCCTCCCGGACCCGTCGCGCCGACGCTGTGGCGCGCGCTCGGGGGTCACGACGACGCGGAAGGCGAGCGCCTGCTCGACGCGGCGCTCATCCTCGTGATCGACCACGACCTGGCGGTCTCGACGCTCGCCGCCCGGGTGGCGGCATCCGCCCGCGCGTCGGGCTACGGGGTGGTGACGGCCGCGCTGGGAGCGTTCGATGCACCGCTGCACGGAACGGCGAGCCGCGCGGCGTGGCAGCTGCTGCGCACCGTCCGCGACGGTGAACCGGCCGCACCGGCGATCGCCCGCGCGGTGCGCGACGGCGGACGCGGCATCCCCGGCTTCGGCCAGTCGCTCTACGCCGACGGCGACATGCGGGCGGCGGTGCTCCTCGACCTGCTTCGCCGGCGACCCGCGACCGCCGAGGTGATGTCGGCCGTCGACGCCGTGACGGCCGAGGTGTCCAGACGCACCGACAGCCGCGCGAACGTCGACCTCGCACTGGCGGCGCTGACCCTCTGGGCCGGGATGACCGCGGACGCGGGCGGGGTCGTGTTCGCCGTGGGGCGTATCGCGGGCTGGATCTCCCACGCCCGGGACGAGTACGACGAGCGGCCTCTGAGACTGCGCCCGCGTGGGCGCTACGCCGGTCCGCCGGCGGCGGAGTGA
- a CDS encoding alpha/beta family hydrolase: MTSTTSITIPVELPNGRADVSADLVIPPTPWGFAALAHGAGAGFRHPFLTGFADALAEAGVATLRFNFPYAQAGRRMPGPAAHAIATWQAVHAGLTERAAGLPVFAVGKSYGGRMASMAAAERGIDPAGVAYLGYPLHPPGSPDKARVAHLPDVAPPQLFVTGSNDPFVDPHDQLERAVASCRSAKIWWVEGGGHSFEVKGRKRAPAEVAAELASPVAAWLRATHSAAGGPA; this comes from the coding sequence GTGACCTCGACGACCTCGATCACGATCCCGGTCGAGCTGCCGAACGGCCGCGCGGACGTCTCCGCCGACCTCGTGATCCCGCCGACCCCGTGGGGGTTCGCCGCCCTGGCCCATGGAGCGGGCGCGGGGTTCCGGCATCCGTTCCTCACCGGTTTCGCCGACGCCCTCGCCGAGGCGGGGGTCGCGACGCTGCGGTTCAACTTCCCTTACGCGCAGGCCGGAAGACGGATGCCGGGCCCGGCCGCGCACGCGATCGCGACGTGGCAGGCGGTGCACGCCGGGTTGACCGAGCGCGCCGCCGGTCTGCCGGTGTTCGCCGTGGGCAAGTCGTACGGCGGGCGGATGGCGTCGATGGCGGCGGCCGAGCGCGGGATCGACCCGGCCGGCGTGGCGTACCTGGGCTATCCGCTGCACCCGCCCGGAAGCCCGGACAAGGCGCGCGTCGCGCACCTGCCGGACGTCGCGCCGCCACAGCTGTTCGTGACGGGATCGAACGATCCGTTCGTCGACCCGCACGATCAGCTCGAGCGGGCGGTGGCCTCGTGCCGGTCGGCGAAGATCTGGTGGGTCGAGGGAGGCGGCCATTCCTTCGAGGTGAAGGGCCGCAAGAGAGCGCCCGCCGAGGTGGCCGCCGAGCTGGCGTCCCCGGTCGCCGCGTGGTTGCGTGCGACTCACTCCGCCGCCGGCGGACCGGCGTAG